CATGACCAGCCTCGAGCAGTATTTCACCAGTGGTGAGCTGAGAGTGAAAGCTGCAGCAACGATCAGTGCCAATGCTTCTTCAATCATTAAAGAAGCTGTAGCCAAATCCCTGCTGTACTCGGACATCACACGTCCAGGCGGCAACATGTACACCACGCGTCGCTACGCAGCTTGCATCCGCGACCTGGATTACTACTTGCGCTATTCCACCTACGCGATGCTCGCTGGTGACACCTCCATCCTTGATGAGCGTGTTCTGAACGGCCTCAAAGAGACCTACAACTCCTTGGGAGTGCCGATCGGCGCAACCGTCCAGGCCATCCAAGCCATGAAAGAAGTCACCGCTTCCCTGGTCGGCCCTGATGCTGGCAAAGAGATGGGTGTCTACTTCGACTACATCTGTTCTGGACTCGGCAACTGATGCGTCTCTTCAAGGTCACAGCCTGCATCCCCTCACCTGAGAAGGTCCGTTCGCAGCGAGAGTTGCAGAACACTTTTTTCACCAAGTGGGTTCCCTACGAGAGCTGGTTCGCTGAACAACAGCGAATCCAGAAGCAAGGTGGCCGCATCATCAAAGTTGAACTTTGTACAGGTGGCCTTCAGGTCAACGTTGGGAATTAATCACCAACGCGTTTCAATGCATCACATCAACCCGGCCTAGGTCGGGTTTTTTATTGTTTTGGCTTGGCA
The window above is part of the Synechococcus sp. WH 8020 genome. Proteins encoded here:
- the apcB gene encoding allophycocyanin subunit beta; translation: MQDAITNVINKSDVQGLYLDTTSMTSLEQYFTSGELRVKAAATISANASSIIKEAVAKSLLYSDITRPGGNMYTTRRYAACIRDLDYYLRYSTYAMLAGDTSILDERVLNGLKETYNSLGVPIGATVQAIQAMKEVTASLVGPDAGKEMGVYFDYICSGLGN
- a CDS encoding phycobilisome linker polypeptide, with the translated sequence MRLFKVTACIPSPEKVRSQRELQNTFFTKWVPYESWFAEQQRIQKQGGRIIKVELCTGGLQVNVGN